A section of the Labrus mixtus chromosome 15, fLabMix1.1, whole genome shotgun sequence genome encodes:
- the kdm5c gene encoding lysine-specific demethylase 5C isoform X3: protein MEGEDFVPPPECPVFEPSWEEFLDPLGYIAKIRPIAEKSGICKIRPPQDWQPPFSVELDTFRFTPRIQRLNELEAETRVKLNYLDRIARFWEIQASSLKIPHIERRILDLYSLSKIVTDEGGFEMVCKERRWARVAQRLGYPPGKNIGSLLRSHYERIVYPFEMFQSGASMPHCKPKHYDGEDVDKEYKPHSIPLRQSVQPSKMSSYGRRANRCQPDPEPTEEDIEKNPELKKLQIYGAGPKMMGLGLVARDKGLRKKDELPQTVTIKEDLSPAPADTSVKAEPLEAPEKKSEGSTSSPEPPPPSLIVKTEVKKEEAEEENGKEKYEENDKDGPFTKMTMRLRRNLNNPQCVDSFVCRMCGRGDDDEKLLLCDGCDDNYHTYCLLPPVTDPPKGTWRCPKCVAEEVKKPSEAFGFEQATREYSLQSFGEMADAFKADYFNMPVHMVPTELVEREFWRLVSSIEEDVTVEYGADIHSKEFGSGFPMDNGKRKLTTEEEEYARSGWNLNVMPVLEQSLLCHINGDISGMKVPWLYVGMVFSAFCWHIEDHWSYSINYLHWGEPKTWYGVPSVAAERLEGVMKKLTPELFECQPDLLHQLVTIMNPNILMSHGVPVVRTNQCAGEFVITFPRAYHSGFNQGYNFAEAVNFCTADWLPAGRSCIEHYRRLRRYCVFSHEELTCKMAASPEKLDLNLAAATHREMFIIVQEERKLRKGLMERGITEAEREAFELLPDDERQCDKCKTTCFLSALACLNCPERLVCLYHTQDLCNCPTEKLYLRYRYTLDELLAMLHRLKVRSESFDSWANRVKEALEQEEGNKIGIDDLEMLKKEAVERKFPDNELLRKLNTVVKDIERCQQTSSELLSNSKSSESKMTLAELKSLVETMQNLPCVIDQLEGVQAVLQTVEEFQSRAQALVSDRDWRRESPPAEQLQTLLEQGAKLPVVVPECDLLRGLKEQGHWLEEVRRTLGTEGGDRQEVTLEVLRNLMEAGCNVPQSVSVETAMAELQELLTIAERWEEKAQICLEQRQKHPLSTLEAIVNEAQLIPVKLPNIQALQGCLTRARAWVTDLEEIQNGEHYPCLDDLEGLVAIGRDLPVFMQELRQLELQVASAHSWRDKATKTFLKKSSPHSLLEVLCPCAKRRERQGETQQLDDPLDDSDTNTLGLSAHDLRDPAAIVMAFKEGEHQEKETLLRLQQSNMCKSGFKTATHNEDKENGRWDDAMETDTSSQSENSVKENGNSNHTCTNPSQSVCVCGGQPRAPQLRCHLCKDWFHGGCVPFPSLLPTSGPPVNPLCWWDWDSRFLCPQCQRSRRPRLETILALLVALQRLPVRLPEGEALQCLTERAITWQGRAKEALETPELQEALERLQELKETLHCDTEKGEEEDLEKGTEGSSVIVLSDSDGGDGGEGEEGVIDLTEESPKKKTKETNGTQVGCKNGISKKSSVTGVGSLTPLLPQLKGQVVKLASATKVKLEELQLEGDLLEVSLDQTLPIHRVLQAASLPSRESLHTLIQIELEEQRRTGRGRPKDSKRKRKGHRSSVGEGAGGRSLDASESKKTCPLSHSPFPHLPVQTHPETDFVM, encoded by the exons ATGGAAGGGGAAGACTTTGTACCTCCTCCGGAGTGTCCAGTTTTTGAGCCATCATGGGAGGAGTTTCTGGATCCCCTGGGCTACATCGCCAAGATACGTCCAATTGCAGAGAAGTCTGGAATCTGCAAGATTCGGCCTCCACAA GACTGGCAGCCACCGTTTTCAGTGGAGCTGGATACGTTCCGCTTCACGCCTCGTATCCAGAGGCTCAATGAGTTGgag GCGGAGACCAGAGTGAAGCTGAATTATTTGGACCGCATTGCCAGGTTTTGGGAGATCCAGGCTTCTTCCTTGAAAATTCCACATATTGAACGTCGCATCCTTGATCTGTACAGCCTGTCTAAG ATTGTGACCGATGAAGGAGGTTTTGAGATGGTTTGTAAGGAACGGCGCTGGGCTCGTGTTGCCCAAAGGCTTGGCTACCCTCCAGGCAAGAACATTGGCTCTCTGCTGCGCTCGCACTACGAGAGGATCGTCTACCCCTTTGAAATGTTCCAGTCTGGTGCCAGCATGCCG CATTGTAAGCCAAAGCACTATGATGGTGAGGATGTGGATAAAGAGTACAAGCCGCACTCCATCCCCCTGCGACAGTCTGTGCAGCCATCCAAAATGAGCAGTTACGGACGCAGAGCTAACCGCTGCCAGCCTGAT CCTGAACCTACAGAGGAGGACATAGAGAAGAACCCAGAGCTGAAGAAGCTACAGATCTATGGTGCGGGGCCGAAGATGATGGGACTTGGACTGGTGGCAAGAGACAAAGGCCTCAGGAAGAAAG aTGAGCTTCCTCAAACTGTTACCATCAAGGAGGAtttgtctcctgctcctgctgataCCTCGGTCAAAGCAGAGCCTCTGGAGGctccagagaagaagagtgaagGAAGCACATCAAGCCCCGAGCCGCCTCCTCCCAGCCTCATAGTGaaaacagaagtgaaaaaagaagaagcggAGGAAGAGAATGGGAAAGAGAAATATGAGGAAAATGATAAAGATGGACCTTTTACCAAAATGACCATGAGGCTTAGACGCAACCTCAACAACCCACAGTGT GTGGATTCTTTTGTGTGTCGGATGTGCGGCCGGGGAGATGATGATGAGAAACTCCTGTTATGTGATGGCTGTGATGATAACTACCACACATACTGTCTACTGCCCCCGGTCACTGATCCTCCCAAAGGCACTTGGAGATGTCCAAAGTGTGTCGCAGAG GAGGTCAAGAAACCCTCAGAAGCGTTTGGCTTTGAGCAGGCCACACGAGAATACAGCCTGCAGAGTTTTGGGGAAATGGCGGACGCCTTCAAAGCGGATTACTTCAACATGCCTGTCCAT ATGGTTCCCACTGAGCTCGTGGAGAGAGAGTTCTGGAGGTTAGTGAGTAGTATCGAGGAAGACGTGACTGTTGAATACGGAGCCGACATTCACTCAAAAGAGTTTGGCAGCGGCTTCCCGATGGACAATGGCAAGAGGAAGCTCACAACGGAAGAGGAG gAATATGCCCGCAGTGGCTGGAACTTGAACGTGATGCCCGTGTTGGAGCAATCTCTCCTGTGCCACATTAATGGAGACATCTCTGGGATGAAGGTGCCGTGGCTTTATGTGGGCATGGTGTTCTCAGCGTTCTGCTGGCACATCGAGGATCACTGGAGCTACTCCATCAACTACCTCCACTG GGGAGAACCCAAGACTTGGTATGGCGTTCCCTCTGTGGCCGCCGAGCGTCTTGAGGGGGTGATGAAGAAGCTGACACCGGAGCTGTTTGAGTGTCAACCTGACCTGCTGCACCAGCTGGTCACCATCATGAACCCCAATATCCTCATGTCTCACGGAGTACCG GTTGTGAGAACCAACCAGTGTGCTGGTGAGTTCGTCATCACCTTCCCCAGAGCTTATCACAGTGGCTTCAATCAGGGATATAATTTTGCTGAAGCTGTTAACTTCTGCACTGCGGACTGG CTGCCTGCTGGACGCTCCTGCATCGAGCACTACCGTCGTCTAAGGAGGTATTGTGTGTTCTCCCACGAGGAACTCACCTGTAAAATGGCAGCAAGCCCGGAGAAACTGGACCTCAACCTGGCTGCAGCTACACACCGGGAAATGTTTATCATAGTtcaagaggagaggaagctgcGGAAGGGTTTAATGgagagg gGCATTACTGAAGCAGAGCGTGAAGCTTTTGAGCTGCTTCCTGATGATGAGAGACAGTGTGATAAATGTAAGACAACAtgcttcctctctgctctggcCTGCTTAAACTGTCCCGAGCGACTTGTGTGTCTCTACCACACTCAGGATCTGTGCAACTGCCCCACTGAGAAACTCTACCTCAG GTACAGATACACCCTGGACGAGTTGTTAGCCATGTTACACCGATTAAAGGTCCGATCTGAGTCCTTTGATTCCTGGGCTAACAGAGTAAAAGAGGCTCTTGAGCAGGAAGAAGGAAATAAAATAG GAATTGATGATCTGGAGATGCTGAAGAAGGAAGCGGTAGAAAGAAAGTTTCCAGACAACGAACTCCTGCGAAAACTCAACACTGTTGTCAAAGACATCGAAAGATGTCAGCAGACGAGTTCTGAACTCCTCAGTAACTCAAAGAGCAG tgaaAGTAAGATGACGTTGGCAGAGCTCAAATCTTTAGTAGAGACGATGCAAAACCTGCCCTGTGTGATCGACCAGTTGGAGGGAGTACAG GCGGTTCTGCAGACTGTGGAGGAATTCCAGAGTCGAGCTCAAGCGCTGGTCAGTGACAGAGACTGGAGGAGGGAGTCTCCACCAGCTGAGCAGTTGCAGACTCTGTTGGAGCAGGGGGCCAAGCTGCCTGTTGTGGTGCCGGAGTGTGATTTACTCCGGGGCCTAAAGGAGCAGGGCCATTGGCTGGAAGAGGTGAGGCGAACACTGGGCACTGAAGGAGGGGACAGGCAGGAGGTGACGTTGGAGGTGCTGAGGAATCTGATGGAAGCAGGCTGTAACGTACCTCAGAGTGTTTCTGTGGAGACCGCCAtggcagagctgcaggagctgctcaCGATCGCAGAGCGATGGGAGGAGAAAGCACAGATCTGCCTCGAACAAAG GCAAAAGCACCCCCTATCCACGCTGGAGGCCATAGTAAATGAGGCCCAGCTTATTCCAGTCAAGCTGCCCAACATTCAGGCTCTGCAGGGTTGTCTCACTCGAGCACGAGCCTGGGTGACAGACCTAGAGGAAATCCAg AATGGGGAGCATTACCCATGCCTGGATGACCTGGAGGGCCTGGTGGCTATTGGACGGGACTTGCCCGTTTTCATGCAAGAGCTGAGACAGCTGGAGCTGCAGGTAGCCAGCGCTCACTCCTGGAGGGACAAGGCCACTAAGACCTTCCTGAAGAAGAGCAGTCCACACAGTCTGCTAGAG GTATTATGTCCGTGTgcaaaaaggagagagagacaaggtgAGACGCAGCAGTTGGACGATCCTTTAGATGATTCTGATACCAACACTTTGGGCCTCTCTGCTCACGACCTGAGGGACCCTGCAGCTATT GTGATGGCGTTCAAAGAAGGGGAGCACCAGGAGAAAGAGACACTACTGAGGTTACAGCAATCCAACATGTGTAAATCTGGATTTAAAACCGCAACTCACAACGAGGACAAGGAGAATGGGAGGTGGGACGACGCCATGGAGACGGACAcatccagccaatcagagaactCTGTAAAAGAGAACGGTAACAGTAACCACACCTGCACCAACCCTTCTCAgtcggtgtgtgtttgtggaggtcAGCCTCGTGCTCCTCAGCTGCGCTGCCATCTGTGTAAGGACTGGTTCCATGGCGGCTGCGTTCCTTTCCCCTCCCTGCTCCCCACCTCCGGACCACCAGTGAACCCCCTCTGCTGGTGGGACTGGGACTCACGTTTCTTGTGTCCGCAATGCCAGCGGTCGCGGCGTCCGCGCCTGGAGACAATCCTGGCGTTGCTCGTGGCTCTGCAGAGGCTACCAGTGCGTCTGCCTGAAGGAGAAGCACTGCAGTGTCTCACAGAGAGGGCCATCACCTGGCAGGGCCGAGCCAAGGAGGCACTGGAGACACCTGAGCTGCAGGAGGCACTCGAGAGGCTGCAAGAACTCAAAGAAACTCTCCACTGTGACACagagaaaggggaggaggaagatttGGAAAAGGGGACAGAAGGGAGTTCAGTGATTGTTTTATCGGACTCCGATGGAGGGGATGgaggggaaggagaggaaggagtcATTGATCTGACTGAGGAGTCACCTAAAAAGAAGACCAAGGAAACCAACGGCACTCAG GTTGGATGTAAAAATGGCATCAGCAAAAAGTCAAGTGTTACAG GTGTGGGGTCTCTGACGCCCCTGCTGCCTCAGCTCAAAGGCCAGGTAGTGAAGCTTGCATCAGCCACCAAGGTCAaactggaggagctgcagctggaagGAGATCTGCTGGAGGTGTCTCTGGACCAGACACTTCCCATCCACAGAGTCCTGCAAGCTGCTTCACTTCCATCCAGAGAATCTTTGCACACACTCATCCAG ATTGAGCTTGAAGAGCAGAGGCGAACCGGACGTGGTCGACCCAAGGACTCTAAAAGGAAGAGAAAGGGCCACAGAAGCAGTGTTGGGGAGGGGGCAGGAGGGAGGTCACTGGATGCCTCAGAGTCAAAGAAAACCTGTCCTCTCAGCCACAGCCCCTTCCCTCACTTACCTGTCCAGACCCACCCAGAG acAGATTTTGTGATGTAG
- the kdm5c gene encoding lysine-specific demethylase 5C isoform X1: MEGEDFVPPPECPVFEPSWEEFLDPLGYIAKIRPIAEKSGICKIRPPQDWQPPFSVELDTFRFTPRIQRLNELEAETRVKLNYLDRIARFWEIQASSLKIPHIERRILDLYSLSKIVTDEGGFEMVCKERRWARVAQRLGYPPGKNIGSLLRSHYERIVYPFEMFQSGASMPHCKPKHYDGEDVDKEYKPHSIPLRQSVQPSKMSSYGRRANRCQPDGPEDLAPHPLTTGSELISAPEPTEEDIEKNPELKKLQIYGAGPKMMGLGLVARDKGLRKKDELPQTVTIKEDLSPAPADTSVKAEPLEAPEKKSEGSTSSPEPPPPSLIVKTEVKKEEAEEENGKEKYEENDKDGPFTKMTMRLRRNLNNPQCVDSFVCRMCGRGDDDEKLLLCDGCDDNYHTYCLLPPVTDPPKGTWRCPKCVAEEVKKPSEAFGFEQATREYSLQSFGEMADAFKADYFNMPVHMVPTELVEREFWRLVSSIEEDVTVEYGADIHSKEFGSGFPMDNGKRKLTTEEEEYARSGWNLNVMPVLEQSLLCHINGDISGMKVPWLYVGMVFSAFCWHIEDHWSYSINYLHWGEPKTWYGVPSVAAERLEGVMKKLTPELFECQPDLLHQLVTIMNPNILMSHGVPVVRTNQCAGEFVITFPRAYHSGFNQGYNFAEAVNFCTADWLPAGRSCIEHYRRLRRYCVFSHEELTCKMAASPEKLDLNLAAATHREMFIIVQEERKLRKGLMERGITEAEREAFELLPDDERQCDKCKTTCFLSALACLNCPERLVCLYHTQDLCNCPTEKLYLRYRYTLDELLAMLHRLKVRSESFDSWANRVKEALEQEEGNKIGIDDLEMLKKEAVERKFPDNELLRKLNTVVKDIERCQQTSSELLSNSKSSESKMTLAELKSLVETMQNLPCVIDQLEGVQAVLQTVEEFQSRAQALVSDRDWRRESPPAEQLQTLLEQGAKLPVVVPECDLLRGLKEQGHWLEEVRRTLGTEGGDRQEVTLEVLRNLMEAGCNVPQSVSVETAMAELQELLTIAERWEEKAQICLEQRQKHPLSTLEAIVNEAQLIPVKLPNIQALQGCLTRARAWVTDLEEIQNGEHYPCLDDLEGLVAIGRDLPVFMQELRQLELQVASAHSWRDKATKTFLKKSSPHSLLEVLCPCAKRRERQGETQQLDDPLDDSDTNTLGLSAHDLRDPAAIVMAFKEGEHQEKETLLRLQQSNMCKSGFKTATHNEDKENGRWDDAMETDTSSQSENSVKENGNSNHTCTNPSQSVCVCGGQPRAPQLRCHLCKDWFHGGCVPFPSLLPTSGPPVNPLCWWDWDSRFLCPQCQRSRRPRLETILALLVALQRLPVRLPEGEALQCLTERAITWQGRAKEALETPELQEALERLQELKETLHCDTEKGEEEDLEKGTEGSSVIVLSDSDGGDGGEGEEGVIDLTEESPKKKTKETNGTQVGCKNGISKKSSVTGVGSLTPLLPQLKGQVVKLASATKVKLEELQLEGDLLEVSLDQTLPIHRVLQAASLPSRESLHTLIQIELEEQRRTGRGRPKDSKRKRKGHRSSVGEGAGGRSLDASESKKTCPLSHSPFPHLPVQTHPETDFVM, translated from the exons ATGGAAGGGGAAGACTTTGTACCTCCTCCGGAGTGTCCAGTTTTTGAGCCATCATGGGAGGAGTTTCTGGATCCCCTGGGCTACATCGCCAAGATACGTCCAATTGCAGAGAAGTCTGGAATCTGCAAGATTCGGCCTCCACAA GACTGGCAGCCACCGTTTTCAGTGGAGCTGGATACGTTCCGCTTCACGCCTCGTATCCAGAGGCTCAATGAGTTGgag GCGGAGACCAGAGTGAAGCTGAATTATTTGGACCGCATTGCCAGGTTTTGGGAGATCCAGGCTTCTTCCTTGAAAATTCCACATATTGAACGTCGCATCCTTGATCTGTACAGCCTGTCTAAG ATTGTGACCGATGAAGGAGGTTTTGAGATGGTTTGTAAGGAACGGCGCTGGGCTCGTGTTGCCCAAAGGCTTGGCTACCCTCCAGGCAAGAACATTGGCTCTCTGCTGCGCTCGCACTACGAGAGGATCGTCTACCCCTTTGAAATGTTCCAGTCTGGTGCCAGCATGCCG CATTGTAAGCCAAAGCACTATGATGGTGAGGATGTGGATAAAGAGTACAAGCCGCACTCCATCCCCCTGCGACAGTCTGTGCAGCCATCCAAAATGAGCAGTTACGGACGCAGAGCTAACCGCTGCCAGCCTGAT GGTCCAGAGGATCTGGCCCCCCATCCTCTCACCACTGGCTCTGAACTCATCTCTGCG CCTGAACCTACAGAGGAGGACATAGAGAAGAACCCAGAGCTGAAGAAGCTACAGATCTATGGTGCGGGGCCGAAGATGATGGGACTTGGACTGGTGGCAAGAGACAAAGGCCTCAGGAAGAAAG aTGAGCTTCCTCAAACTGTTACCATCAAGGAGGAtttgtctcctgctcctgctgataCCTCGGTCAAAGCAGAGCCTCTGGAGGctccagagaagaagagtgaagGAAGCACATCAAGCCCCGAGCCGCCTCCTCCCAGCCTCATAGTGaaaacagaagtgaaaaaagaagaagcggAGGAAGAGAATGGGAAAGAGAAATATGAGGAAAATGATAAAGATGGACCTTTTACCAAAATGACCATGAGGCTTAGACGCAACCTCAACAACCCACAGTGT GTGGATTCTTTTGTGTGTCGGATGTGCGGCCGGGGAGATGATGATGAGAAACTCCTGTTATGTGATGGCTGTGATGATAACTACCACACATACTGTCTACTGCCCCCGGTCACTGATCCTCCCAAAGGCACTTGGAGATGTCCAAAGTGTGTCGCAGAG GAGGTCAAGAAACCCTCAGAAGCGTTTGGCTTTGAGCAGGCCACACGAGAATACAGCCTGCAGAGTTTTGGGGAAATGGCGGACGCCTTCAAAGCGGATTACTTCAACATGCCTGTCCAT ATGGTTCCCACTGAGCTCGTGGAGAGAGAGTTCTGGAGGTTAGTGAGTAGTATCGAGGAAGACGTGACTGTTGAATACGGAGCCGACATTCACTCAAAAGAGTTTGGCAGCGGCTTCCCGATGGACAATGGCAAGAGGAAGCTCACAACGGAAGAGGAG gAATATGCCCGCAGTGGCTGGAACTTGAACGTGATGCCCGTGTTGGAGCAATCTCTCCTGTGCCACATTAATGGAGACATCTCTGGGATGAAGGTGCCGTGGCTTTATGTGGGCATGGTGTTCTCAGCGTTCTGCTGGCACATCGAGGATCACTGGAGCTACTCCATCAACTACCTCCACTG GGGAGAACCCAAGACTTGGTATGGCGTTCCCTCTGTGGCCGCCGAGCGTCTTGAGGGGGTGATGAAGAAGCTGACACCGGAGCTGTTTGAGTGTCAACCTGACCTGCTGCACCAGCTGGTCACCATCATGAACCCCAATATCCTCATGTCTCACGGAGTACCG GTTGTGAGAACCAACCAGTGTGCTGGTGAGTTCGTCATCACCTTCCCCAGAGCTTATCACAGTGGCTTCAATCAGGGATATAATTTTGCTGAAGCTGTTAACTTCTGCACTGCGGACTGG CTGCCTGCTGGACGCTCCTGCATCGAGCACTACCGTCGTCTAAGGAGGTATTGTGTGTTCTCCCACGAGGAACTCACCTGTAAAATGGCAGCAAGCCCGGAGAAACTGGACCTCAACCTGGCTGCAGCTACACACCGGGAAATGTTTATCATAGTtcaagaggagaggaagctgcGGAAGGGTTTAATGgagagg gGCATTACTGAAGCAGAGCGTGAAGCTTTTGAGCTGCTTCCTGATGATGAGAGACAGTGTGATAAATGTAAGACAACAtgcttcctctctgctctggcCTGCTTAAACTGTCCCGAGCGACTTGTGTGTCTCTACCACACTCAGGATCTGTGCAACTGCCCCACTGAGAAACTCTACCTCAG GTACAGATACACCCTGGACGAGTTGTTAGCCATGTTACACCGATTAAAGGTCCGATCTGAGTCCTTTGATTCCTGGGCTAACAGAGTAAAAGAGGCTCTTGAGCAGGAAGAAGGAAATAAAATAG GAATTGATGATCTGGAGATGCTGAAGAAGGAAGCGGTAGAAAGAAAGTTTCCAGACAACGAACTCCTGCGAAAACTCAACACTGTTGTCAAAGACATCGAAAGATGTCAGCAGACGAGTTCTGAACTCCTCAGTAACTCAAAGAGCAG tgaaAGTAAGATGACGTTGGCAGAGCTCAAATCTTTAGTAGAGACGATGCAAAACCTGCCCTGTGTGATCGACCAGTTGGAGGGAGTACAG GCGGTTCTGCAGACTGTGGAGGAATTCCAGAGTCGAGCTCAAGCGCTGGTCAGTGACAGAGACTGGAGGAGGGAGTCTCCACCAGCTGAGCAGTTGCAGACTCTGTTGGAGCAGGGGGCCAAGCTGCCTGTTGTGGTGCCGGAGTGTGATTTACTCCGGGGCCTAAAGGAGCAGGGCCATTGGCTGGAAGAGGTGAGGCGAACACTGGGCACTGAAGGAGGGGACAGGCAGGAGGTGACGTTGGAGGTGCTGAGGAATCTGATGGAAGCAGGCTGTAACGTACCTCAGAGTGTTTCTGTGGAGACCGCCAtggcagagctgcaggagctgctcaCGATCGCAGAGCGATGGGAGGAGAAAGCACAGATCTGCCTCGAACAAAG GCAAAAGCACCCCCTATCCACGCTGGAGGCCATAGTAAATGAGGCCCAGCTTATTCCAGTCAAGCTGCCCAACATTCAGGCTCTGCAGGGTTGTCTCACTCGAGCACGAGCCTGGGTGACAGACCTAGAGGAAATCCAg AATGGGGAGCATTACCCATGCCTGGATGACCTGGAGGGCCTGGTGGCTATTGGACGGGACTTGCCCGTTTTCATGCAAGAGCTGAGACAGCTGGAGCTGCAGGTAGCCAGCGCTCACTCCTGGAGGGACAAGGCCACTAAGACCTTCCTGAAGAAGAGCAGTCCACACAGTCTGCTAGAG GTATTATGTCCGTGTgcaaaaaggagagagagacaaggtgAGACGCAGCAGTTGGACGATCCTTTAGATGATTCTGATACCAACACTTTGGGCCTCTCTGCTCACGACCTGAGGGACCCTGCAGCTATT GTGATGGCGTTCAAAGAAGGGGAGCACCAGGAGAAAGAGACACTACTGAGGTTACAGCAATCCAACATGTGTAAATCTGGATTTAAAACCGCAACTCACAACGAGGACAAGGAGAATGGGAGGTGGGACGACGCCATGGAGACGGACAcatccagccaatcagagaactCTGTAAAAGAGAACGGTAACAGTAACCACACCTGCACCAACCCTTCTCAgtcggtgtgtgtttgtggaggtcAGCCTCGTGCTCCTCAGCTGCGCTGCCATCTGTGTAAGGACTGGTTCCATGGCGGCTGCGTTCCTTTCCCCTCCCTGCTCCCCACCTCCGGACCACCAGTGAACCCCCTCTGCTGGTGGGACTGGGACTCACGTTTCTTGTGTCCGCAATGCCAGCGGTCGCGGCGTCCGCGCCTGGAGACAATCCTGGCGTTGCTCGTGGCTCTGCAGAGGCTACCAGTGCGTCTGCCTGAAGGAGAAGCACTGCAGTGTCTCACAGAGAGGGCCATCACCTGGCAGGGCCGAGCCAAGGAGGCACTGGAGACACCTGAGCTGCAGGAGGCACTCGAGAGGCTGCAAGAACTCAAAGAAACTCTCCACTGTGACACagagaaaggggaggaggaagatttGGAAAAGGGGACAGAAGGGAGTTCAGTGATTGTTTTATCGGACTCCGATGGAGGGGATGgaggggaaggagaggaaggagtcATTGATCTGACTGAGGAGTCACCTAAAAAGAAGACCAAGGAAACCAACGGCACTCAG GTTGGATGTAAAAATGGCATCAGCAAAAAGTCAAGTGTTACAG GTGTGGGGTCTCTGACGCCCCTGCTGCCTCAGCTCAAAGGCCAGGTAGTGAAGCTTGCATCAGCCACCAAGGTCAaactggaggagctgcagctggaagGAGATCTGCTGGAGGTGTCTCTGGACCAGACACTTCCCATCCACAGAGTCCTGCAAGCTGCTTCACTTCCATCCAGAGAATCTTTGCACACACTCATCCAG ATTGAGCTTGAAGAGCAGAGGCGAACCGGACGTGGTCGACCCAAGGACTCTAAAAGGAAGAGAAAGGGCCACAGAAGCAGTGTTGGGGAGGGGGCAGGAGGGAGGTCACTGGATGCCTCAGAGTCAAAGAAAACCTGTCCTCTCAGCCACAGCCCCTTCCCTCACTTACCTGTCCAGACCCACCCAGAG acAGATTTTGTGATGTAG